One Burkholderiales bacterium DNA segment encodes these proteins:
- a CDS encoding response regulator, whose product MRILVVEDDGVLADGLVRSLQQAGYAVDWAESGTNANAALAQESYYLLILDIGLPGMDGFEILRRLRRRPRYLPVLILTARDSVEDRVRGLDLGADDYLVKPFSLPELKARVRAILRRGQPTTNSQMVYGTLVLDTNARRAWLDGKPLDLTLREWGVLEYLLLNTGKVLNKEQIIEALCNWGEELSPNAVEVYISRLRDKLERAGIKIRTLRGFGYLLEEPEDEKR is encoded by the coding sequence ATGAGAATTCTAGTAGTCGAGGATGACGGCGTACTCGCGGACGGCTTGGTTCGCTCTTTGCAGCAGGCGGGCTATGCAGTAGATTGGGCAGAATCGGGTACCAACGCGAATGCGGCACTTGCGCAGGAAAGCTATTACCTCCTTATACTTGATATCGGACTTCCAGGAATGGACGGGTTCGAGATATTGCGAAGATTACGACGGCGCCCGAGATATCTTCCTGTGCTTATCCTCACCGCGCGTGATTCGGTCGAAGACCGTGTACGCGGACTCGATCTTGGCGCAGACGATTATCTTGTTAAGCCGTTCTCGCTACCGGAGCTCAAGGCACGCGTGCGCGCGATATTGCGTCGCGGTCAGCCAACTACCAACTCCCAGATGGTTTATGGCACCTTGGTTCTTGATACTAACGCGCGAAGAGCATGGCTCGACGGAAAACCGCTTGATTTGACTCTACGCGAGTGGGGAGTTTTGGAGTATTTGCTTCTCAATACCGGGAAGGTACTCAATAAAGAGCAGATCATTGAAGCGCTCTGCAACTGGGGAGAGGAGCTCAGTCCAAACGCGGTAGAGGTATATATTTCGCGCCTTCGCGATAAGCTCGAACGCGCAGGGATCAAGATTCGGACCTTGCGCGGCTTCGGTTATCTTTTGGAAGAACCCGAAGATGAAAAAAGATAG